Proteins encoded by one window of Bacteroidia bacterium:
- a CDS encoding acylphosphatase, with protein sequence MLKTVAIEITGKVQGVFFRKYTLQTGRRLNLCGFVRNLTDGSVYVEATGSELQLKELVAWCHKGSPLAVVKQVLVREISVIHKEPFQIL encoded by the coding sequence ATGTTAAAGACTGTAGCAATTGAAATTACCGGAAAAGTTCAGGGTGTGTTTTTTAGAAAATATACACTGCAAACCGGACGTAGGTTGAATCTTTGTGGCTTTGTACGAAACCTCACTGATGGTTCGGTTTATGTTGAGGCAACAGGAAGCGAGTTGCAGTTGAAAGAATTGGTTGCATGGTGCCACAAGGGCTCACCCCTGGCAGTAGTGAAGCAGGTTCTTGTCCGAGAAATTTCTGTCATTCACAAGGAGCCATTTCAAATTCTTTAG
- a CDS encoding polysaccharide biosynthesis C-terminal domain-containing protein encodes MSGIKKLAGQTVLYGLSSIVGRMLNYLLVPIYTRIFSPTEYGVVSELYSYSAFLLILFTYGMETAFFNFMQKEENKNKVYENCISLVSYTTAFLVLLMILFSSPLAATIEYPGKGNYIIWLAMIIGFDAITAIPFARLRQQGKALQFALLKIAGIVINIGLNLFFLIGCPIWIKGNDGLLSQLAVTFYSPTVGVGYVFISNVIASGFTMLLLYRQFSNLTWHLDTTLIKRMIYYAFPLLIAGFAGMVNETFDRAVYKYLAPDANHALRDLGIYSACYKLSIIMTLFVQTFRYAAEPFFFAQHDKEDKKETYSKIMTWFVITCSFIFLGVMLFIDVIKLFIGEQFRSGIDVVPVLLLANLCLGVFYNLSMWYKLTEKTRFGAYFSIFGAVLTIILLFVLIPSFGYMGAAWATFITYFAMMVVSFVTGQKHYPIPYKVKNDVFYVLLSLMLFSLSVYLQQQLDLPNSVKWIVNIILLFIFPFVVFRMNRAVFVKKQNVESRKNTIGRRD; translated from the coding sequence ATGAGTGGAATAAAAAAGTTAGCCGGTCAAACAGTTCTTTATGGTCTGAGTAGCATTGTTGGGCGTATGCTAAATTACTTGCTCGTTCCTATATATACCCGCATTTTTTCTCCAACAGAATATGGTGTTGTTTCTGAACTTTATTCCTATTCAGCATTTCTTTTGATACTGTTTACTTACGGCATGGAAACAGCTTTTTTTAATTTCATGCAGAAAGAAGAAAATAAAAATAAAGTTTATGAAAACTGTATTTCACTAGTTTCTTACACAACAGCATTTCTGGTGTTGCTGATGATATTATTCTCATCACCATTGGCAGCAACCATTGAATATCCCGGAAAAGGAAACTACATCATCTGGTTGGCAATGATTATTGGTTTTGATGCTATCACGGCCATTCCATTTGCAAGACTGCGGCAACAAGGTAAAGCATTACAGTTTGCTTTATTAAAGATTGCAGGAATCGTAATTAATATAGGCTTGAATTTATTTTTTCTTATTGGCTGTCCAATATGGATTAAAGGAAATGATGGTTTGTTATCACAACTTGCAGTAACTTTTTATTCACCAACAGTTGGTGTAGGGTATGTGTTTATCTCAAACGTCATAGCCAGTGGATTTACCATGCTTTTACTCTACCGTCAATTCAGCAATCTAACATGGCACCTCGACACTACTTTAATAAAAAGAATGATTTATTATGCATTTCCATTACTTATTGCAGGATTTGCAGGTATGGTAAACGAAACTTTCGACCGTGCTGTTTATAAGTATTTAGCTCCCGATGCCAATCATGCCTTGCGCGATTTGGGAATTTACAGTGCCTGTTACAAACTTAGTATCATCATGACATTGTTTGTCCAGACATTTCGATATGCTGCCGAGCCATTTTTCTTTGCTCAGCACGATAAAGAAGATAAAAAAGAGACTTACTCTAAAATTATGACATGGTTTGTAATTACCTGTTCTTTTATTTTCTTAGGTGTCATGTTATTTATTGATGTCATTAAACTTTTTATTGGTGAACAATTCAGGTCGGGCATAGATGTAGTACCTGTGCTATTGCTTGCAAATCTTTGCCTTGGTGTGTTTTACAATTTAAGTATGTGGTATAAACTCACAGAAAAAACCCGCTTTGGAGCATATTTTTCAATTTTCGGAGCAGTGCTTACCATAATTCTGCTGTTTGTGCTTATCCCTTCATTTGGATATATGGGTGCTGCGTGGGCAACCTTTATAACTTATTTTGCTATGATGGTTGTGTCATTCGTCACAGGACAAAAACATTATCCTATTCCCTATAAAGTTAAGAATGATGTGTTTTATGTCTTATTATCACTAATGCTGTTTTCGCTCTCTGTCTATCTGCAACAACAACTTGATTTACCGAATTCTGTTAAATGGATTGTTAATATAATTTTACTCTTTATTTTTCCGTTTGTAGTTTTTAGAATGAATAGAGCAGTGTTTGTTAAGAAGCAAAATGTAGAATCGCGGAAGAATACAATAGGAAGAAGGGATTGA
- a CDS encoding TPM domain-containing protein — protein sequence MKWFLVIKKQVRPLLFWMLLLLQIATVGYAQQIPPQNNPPRLVNDFAGVLNDADENLLEQKLVKFNDSTSTQIAIVLIRSTGEYPVDDYAITLFRDWGIGQKNKDNGVLILAAMEDRRMTIITGYGVEGALPDAICKRIIELTLKPAFKSQQYYNGLDAAVTEIMQRTKGEYVSDGENAKNNSPAWAPILFVFFIFGVIMLLKVFSVRRYAHLNNLSFWTAWTLLNAANNRRNSSGGGGVWGGGGSSWGGGSGGGFGGFGGGSTGGGGATGGW from the coding sequence ATGAAATGGTTTTTGGTGATTAAAAAACAGGTGCGTCCACTTTTATTCTGGATGCTATTGTTGCTTCAGATTGCAACAGTAGGTTATGCACAACAAATTCCTCCCCAAAACAATCCACCACGTCTAGTCAACGACTTTGCCGGAGTATTAAATGATGCTGATGAAAATCTTTTAGAACAAAAGCTTGTAAAATTCAATGACAGCACTTCTACACAAATTGCTATTGTACTGATTCGCAGCACCGGAGAGTATCCTGTGGACGATTATGCAATTACACTTTTCAGAGATTGGGGTATTGGTCAAAAGAATAAAGATAATGGTGTGTTGATTTTAGCTGCTATGGAAGACAGACGCATGACCATCATTACGGGTTATGGTGTTGAAGGTGCCTTGCCTGATGCCATTTGTAAAAGAATAATTGAGCTGACACTAAAGCCTGCATTCAAATCGCAACAATATTACAACGGACTAGATGCTGCAGTAACAGAAATTATGCAGCGAACAAAAGGCGAATACGTATCTGATGGTGAAAATGCAAAAAACAATTCACCAGCATGGGCACCTATACTTTTTGTATTTTTTATTTTCGGTGTGATTATGCTTCTGAAAGTTTTTTCAGTAAGGCGCTATGCACATCTCAACAATTTAAGTTTCTGGACAGCATGGACGCTTTTAAATGCAGCCAACAACAGACGTAACTCCTCCGGAGGTGGTGGTGTTTGGGGAGGCGGTGGCAGCAGTTGGGGTGGTGGCAGCGGAGGCGGATTTGGAGGCTTCGGTGGTGGAAGCACAGGAGGCGGTGGGGCTACCGGTGGCTGGTAA
- a CDS encoding tryptophanase has protein sequence MKFKTIIEPFRIKMVEPIHLSTEEQRIGYLKQAHYNPFLLNSNQVLIDFLTDSGTSAMSSDQWSAMMNGDESYAGASSWLRFEKEVQSLTGMPFVLPTHQGRAAERILYGKLGGKGKTFISNTHFDTTRANIEFSGAEAIDIPVKEGLDFMSDFPFKGNMDIAMLEKTIAEKGAANIGAVILTVTNNSGGGQPVSMENAKAVADVCRKNKVLFVIDCCRVAENSYYIHHNEAGYGNKTYRQIAEEMMCLGDAAVMSAKKDALVNMGGFLAIKDADLAESCKQLLIITEGFATYGGLSGRDMEAIAVGLQEVFDPGYLNYRIVSTRYLGENIKSKGVNIIYPVGGHAVYVDAKSLYPQIPSHEYPGQALVCELYRIGGLRSVEIGSVMFGKYDSNGKLIPAPMELVRLAVPRRVYTQSHIDYVIEIFDEIVRTKDKVKGLKIVKEPQFLRHFTAHFEPL, from the coding sequence ATGAAATTCAAGACAATTATCGAGCCTTTCAGAATTAAAATGGTAGAACCTATTCACCTCAGTACAGAGGAGCAAAGGATAGGTTATCTGAAGCAGGCACATTACAATCCATTTCTTCTAAACAGCAATCAGGTACTTATTGATTTTCTGACCGATAGTGGTACTTCTGCAATGAGTTCCGATCAATGGTCGGCCATGATGAATGGTGATGAGTCGTATGCCGGTGCCAGCAGCTGGCTGCGTTTTGAAAAAGAAGTACAAAGCCTTACGGGAATGCCATTTGTGTTGCCCACACATCAGGGACGGGCGGCAGAAAGAATTCTTTATGGCAAACTCGGTGGCAAGGGTAAAACCTTTATCAGTAATACCCACTTTGACACTACAAGGGCAAATATTGAGTTTAGTGGTGCCGAGGCAATAGATATTCCGGTGAAGGAAGGACTTGATTTTATGTCTGATTTTCCTTTTAAAGGAAATATGGATATAGCTATGCTCGAAAAAACTATTGCTGAAAAAGGTGCAGCCAATATAGGAGCAGTAATACTAACCGTTACCAATAATAGTGGAGGTGGGCAACCTGTGAGCATGGAAAATGCCAAGGCTGTTGCTGATGTATGTCGCAAAAACAAAGTGTTGTTTGTTATTGACTGTTGTCGTGTTGCAGAGAACAGTTATTATATTCACCACAATGAAGCAGGGTATGGAAATAAAACGTATAGACAAATTGCAGAAGAAATGATGTGTTTGGGCGATGCTGCTGTTATGAGTGCTAAGAAAGATGCATTAGTCAATATGGGTGGATTTCTTGCCATAAAGGATGCAGATCTTGCAGAATCGTGTAAACAATTGCTGATTATAACTGAAGGTTTTGCCACTTACGGAGGGCTGTCCGGACGTGATATGGAAGCAATAGCAGTTGGCTTGCAGGAAGTGTTTGATCCGGGCTATTTGAATTATCGTATTGTAAGCACCAGATATTTGGGCGAGAATATAAAATCCAAAGGAGTGAATATTATTTATCCTGTAGGTGGACATGCTGTTTATGTTGATGCAAAGAGTTTGTATCCGCAAATACCCTCACATGAATATCCCGGACAGGCTCTGGTGTGTGAGTTGTACCGTATTGGGGGTTTACGCAGTGTTGAAATAGGATCTGTAATGTTTGGAAAGTATGATTCAAATGGTAAACTAATTCCTGCTCCTATGGAATTGGTACGACTTGCTGTTCCAAGAAGGGTTTATACACAGAGCCACATTGACTATGTGATTGAAATTTTTGATGAAATAGTACGTACAAAAGATAAAGTTAAAGGATTAAAGATTGTAAAAGAGCCACAGTTTCTGCGACATTTTACAGCGCATTTTGAGCCACTGTAG
- a CDS encoding TPM domain-containing protein has protein sequence MGNAADYFTDEQQLLLKNAIARAEKHTSGEIRIFIDSKIKSEIIDRAAEVFENLKMHETKLHNGVLIYVAIENRQFAIIGDSGIHEFVSQVFWDKVKEEMIPFFKRKDYTGGLLHAIEETGQKLKKHFPVAKNDSDELSNEMVFGD, from the coding sequence ATGGGCAATGCTGCCGATTACTTTACTGATGAACAACAACTGTTGTTGAAGAATGCAATAGCGCGAGCAGAAAAACATACCTCCGGAGAAATCAGAATTTTTATTGACAGCAAAATAAAGAGTGAAATTATTGACCGCGCAGCCGAAGTTTTTGAAAACCTCAAGATGCATGAAACCAAACTTCACAATGGAGTTTTGATTTATGTAGCTATTGAAAACAGACAATTCGCCATTATTGGAGATAGTGGAATTCATGAGTTTGTAAGTCAGGTTTTTTGGGACAAGGTAAAAGAAGAAATGATTCCATTCTTTAAGAGAAAAGATTATACCGGTGGCCTTTTACATGCTATTGAAGAAACAGGACAGAAACTAAAAAAACATTTCCCTGTTGCAAAGAATGATTCAGACGAGCTTTCCAATGAAATGGTTTTTGGTGATTAA
- a CDS encoding LemA family protein produces the protein MKRSVVIIGIVLVVVFIIYRLFAGTYNSMVTADENVKGKWAQVENQYQQRMDLIPNLVNTVKGAAEFEKGTLTAVVEARASATQVKVDPDKLTPENIQKFQEAQGQLSTALGRLLMVTENYPVLKANQNFLELQATLEGTERRIAVARKDFNEAAQQFNTYIRKFPQTLLAGMFGFSSKGYFQSDKGADKAPEVKF, from the coding sequence ATGAAACGTTCAGTAGTAATCATTGGTATTGTACTTGTTGTAGTATTTATAATATACCGATTGTTTGCAGGTACCTACAACAGCATGGTAACTGCCGATGAAAATGTTAAAGGAAAATGGGCACAAGTTGAAAATCAATACCAACAACGAATGGACCTTATTCCAAACTTAGTAAATACCGTTAAAGGTGCTGCAGAATTTGAAAAAGGCACATTAACAGCAGTTGTTGAAGCACGTGCATCGGCAACACAAGTAAAAGTTGATCCGGATAAACTTACGCCAGAAAATATTCAAAAGTTTCAGGAAGCACAAGGGCAATTAAGCACTGCATTAGGCCGCTTGCTAATGGTGACTGAAAACTACCCGGTACTGAAAGCCAATCAGAATTTTCTTGAATTGCAAGCAACGCTTGAAGGAACAGAAAGAAGAATTGCGGTGGCACGTAAAGATTTTAACGAGGCTGCACAACAGTTTAATACCTACATACGCAAATTTCCTCAAACATTACTTGCCGGCATGTTTGGGTTTTCATCAAAAGGTTATTTTCAATCTGATAAAGGTGCTGATAAAGCTCCTGAGGTTAAATTTTAA
- a CDS encoding adenosylcobalamin-dependent ribonucleoside-diphosphate reductase, translated as MLIETITIENQMTTYEYDSVLKASLEYFEGDELAATTWMNKYAMKNKEGKFVERTPQDMHLRMAREFARVEAKYNLLNDGSRTSHLSDYGKKREQLSTEKITELFNRFRYVIPQGSVMSALGNPFMIASLSNCIVLPELHDSYGGIFFADQQLAQLYKRRCGAGLDLSTIRPEGMRVSNAAGSTTGAVSFMERFSNTTREVAQLGRRGALMLTLDIAHPDVEKFITIKQDLSKVTGANISVKLSDEFMVAVNENTDFNLRFPVDSPEPYIQKKVNARELWTTIIACAHRTAEPGIIFWDRQHHYSTSSVYPGFKNVSTNPCSEIAMQGGDSCRLIAINLLSFVDHPFTQKAKFNFTRFYEVTYESQRLMDGLVDLELEAIERILQKIESDPEPDYIKEVEMRTWITLYEAGKKGRRTGLGFTALADALAAMNIAFDSDNALSMVEMMMKEKCRAEFDSSIDMAIERGTFEGFDTAIEDQSEFVNMMKAELPDIYNRMMKYGRRNISISTVAPTGTLSLLSQTSSGIEPVFMLSYKRRRKVNAEDSKAKTSFVDQSGDAWQEFEVYHHGLKKWMTANNNTDYSKSPYAGSTANEIDWKKRIKMQAVVQKYTTHSISSTINLPENVSAETVGEIYMQAWSAGLKGITVYREGSRSGVLVKKEEKKAQPVLTESSAPKRPEILAAKVIRFMNADEKWIAYIGILDNKPYEIFTGKAEDAFSIPAWVSSGWIIKSKNGHGKSRYDFQFNDKEGFKVTIEGLSRSFDKEFWNYAKLISGVLRHGMPIPQVVNLVENLHLYSDSINTWKNGVMRALKQFIPDGTKVNDKVCAECGDKEGLYFEEGCIKCKSCGHSKCG; from the coding sequence ATGTTGATAGAAACCATTACCATCGAGAATCAGATGACAACCTACGAATATGACAGCGTATTGAAAGCAAGCCTCGAATATTTTGAAGGCGATGAACTTGCAGCTACTACATGGATGAATAAATACGCCATGAAAAACAAAGAAGGAAAATTTGTAGAGCGAACACCACAGGACATGCATTTACGTATGGCACGTGAATTTGCCAGAGTTGAAGCAAAATACAATTTGTTGAACGATGGCAGCAGAACTTCGCATCTATCGGATTATGGAAAAAAACGCGAACAGCTTTCTACAGAAAAAATCACAGAACTATTCAATCGTTTCCGATATGTTATTCCTCAAGGCAGTGTCATGTCTGCACTGGGCAATCCATTTATGATTGCATCATTATCTAATTGTATTGTACTGCCTGAATTACATGACTCATACGGTGGAATATTTTTTGCAGACCAGCAGCTTGCACAATTATATAAGCGCAGATGTGGTGCGGGCTTAGACCTTTCTACTATCAGACCTGAAGGTATGCGTGTTTCTAATGCTGCAGGTAGCACTACCGGTGCTGTATCTTTTATGGAGCGTTTTTCGAATACCACACGAGAAGTTGCTCAACTCGGACGCAGAGGTGCATTGATGCTTACATTAGATATTGCTCATCCTGACGTAGAAAAATTTATCACCATAAAACAAGACCTGAGTAAAGTTACCGGTGCTAACATTTCCGTGAAACTATCAGATGAGTTTATGGTTGCCGTTAATGAAAATACTGACTTTAATCTGAGATTCCCTGTTGATTCACCGGAGCCATATATACAGAAAAAAGTTAATGCACGCGAATTATGGACAACCATCATTGCCTGTGCACATCGTACTGCAGAACCTGGAATTATTTTCTGGGACAGACAACATCATTATTCTACATCTTCCGTTTATCCCGGATTTAAAAATGTGTCAACAAACCCTTGCTCTGAAATTGCAATGCAGGGAGGCGACAGTTGCAGATTAATTGCCATCAACCTATTAAGTTTTGTTGATCATCCATTTACACAAAAGGCTAAATTTAACTTCACACGTTTTTATGAAGTTACTTATGAATCGCAACGACTCATGGATGGACTAGTTGATTTGGAATTGGAAGCTATTGAAAGAATACTGCAAAAAATAGAATCAGATCCCGAGCCGGATTATATTAAAGAAGTAGAAATGCGTACATGGATAACATTGTATGAAGCAGGAAAGAAAGGAAGACGCACAGGGCTTGGATTTACAGCACTAGCCGATGCACTTGCTGCTATGAACATAGCATTTGACTCTGACAATGCACTTAGCATGGTAGAAATGATGATGAAAGAAAAATGTCGTGCAGAATTTGATTCAAGTATTGATATGGCCATAGAACGTGGAACTTTTGAAGGCTTCGATACTGCAATTGAAGACCAGTCTGAGTTTGTCAATATGATGAAAGCTGAGTTGCCTGACATTTACAACAGAATGATGAAATATGGAAGAAGAAATATTTCCATAAGTACAGTTGCTCCAACAGGAACCCTAAGTTTACTATCACAAACATCATCAGGTATTGAGCCAGTGTTCATGCTCAGCTATAAACGAAGAAGAAAAGTTAATGCAGAAGACAGTAAGGCTAAAACAAGTTTTGTTGATCAGTCTGGCGATGCATGGCAGGAATTTGAAGTTTATCATCATGGATTAAAAAAATGGATGACTGCAAACAATAATACCGACTACAGCAAAAGTCCTTATGCAGGTAGTACCGCCAATGAAATTGACTGGAAAAAAAGAATAAAAATGCAGGCAGTAGTACAGAAATATACTACACATTCTATCAGTTCCACTATTAATCTTCCGGAAAATGTTTCGGCAGAAACCGTTGGAGAAATTTATATGCAGGCATGGAGTGCCGGACTAAAAGGTATTACCGTTTACAGAGAAGGTTCACGCAGTGGTGTGTTGGTAAAAAAAGAAGAGAAAAAAGCACAACCTGTATTAACAGAATCGAGTGCTCCCAAGCGCCCGGAAATACTTGCTGCAAAAGTTATCCGTTTTATGAATGCAGATGAAAAATGGATTGCATACATTGGCATATTAGATAATAAACCTTACGAAATTTTTACCGGTAAGGCAGAGGATGCATTCAGTATTCCTGCATGGGTTTCTTCCGGGTGGATTATCAAGAGTAAAAACGGACATGGAAAATCGAGATACGATTTTCAGTTTAATGATAAAGAAGGATTCAAAGTAACTATTGAAGGACTATCGCGTTCGTTCGATAAGGAGTTTTGGAACTACGCCAAACTGATTAGTGGTGTATTGCGACATGGAATGCCTATACCGCAGGTTGTTAATCTGGTAGAAAACCTACATCTTTATTCTGACAGTATCAACACCTGGAAAAACGGTGTCATGCGTGCCTTGAAACAATTTATTCCTGACGGCACAAAAGTAAATGATAAAGTTTGTGCAGAATGTGGCGACAAGGAAGGATTGTATTTTGAAGAGGGTTGTATTAAATGCAAAAGTTGCGGACACAGTAAATGTGGCTAA
- a CDS encoding ATP-binding cassette domain-containing protein — protein sequence MSHKLLDALMHLFAILANAEKFSLEGRSIVESFLRQQISRAYVLKYLDLFDEYLESIRGKATEGKSKKRLSVNSVKVLRICTDINAELDTRQKHIVLMRLIEFVYTSEKVIDSQEREFLYTVAEVFHISTDDVQLCIELACNSTEDKYSDTPKYLVLTSQDDSNGLTTKIQNISGLSGVFRFLYLRKAGLLFIRFHGSESFTLNGLPLNDDLCYVFSAGSVIRGSKVNTIYYTDIIRLFSNFKQQSLLHFDVQHVYYEFSNGKRGLNDVTFSATSGNLVGIMGGSGAGKSTLLNILNGNNKPTQGKVTINGIDLHRESHLLEGMIGYVPQDDLLIEDLSVYQNLFYNAKLCFGNLSDGEIDERVKILLQNVGLIEASHLRVGNALSTSISGGQRKRLNIALELIRAPEVLFVDEPTSGLSSLDSENVMDMLKQLANQGKLVFVVIHQPSSDIFKMFDKLFVLDIGGYPVYFGNPVDSILYFKQRASFADADYSECGTCGNINPEQVFSILESKVMDEFGYPTQQRKLTPADWYQLFKEHNNSYSKANQREPIQRSTNQKPGWIQQLKVYITRDILAKLKNKQYMLITFLEAPVLAVILAWFLRYFHPGGSYIFSENKNLVAYLFMAVIVAIFMGLTVSAEEIIRDRKMLKREQFLNLSRGSYLSSKILVQFLISAIQTFSFVIIGNFIFGIQSMNLDYWLMLFSVSCFANMLGLNVSSMFDSAVTIYILIPFLIIPQIILSGVMVKFEDLNPHLTSQRHVPLIGEMMVSRWAFEALAVNQFGDNPYQKNFFNVDRQMSEATYKKDFWLQKLNDIAVGVSKNKSKNPKEDVELITNELHKEALINKNFKHALDVEKFDASKIAVEMKYLADTLRNYYIEMYNSASAAKDSFVNKELRHSTVAVLNKQKEKYTNNALNDLVLNKNDFTFLVQDENSIVQRFQPVYMQPSPSAIFRAPLYVYEKNFFGMKTQTWYVNLFVIWLMSFMMMVALYYNIFRKFIAWIGQSRK from the coding sequence ATGAGTCATAAATTATTGGACGCCTTGATGCACCTTTTTGCCATTCTGGCAAATGCCGAAAAATTTTCTCTCGAAGGTAGAAGCATAGTTGAATCTTTTTTACGTCAGCAAATCAGCCGAGCTTATGTTTTGAAATACCTTGATTTGTTTGATGAGTATCTTGAAAGTATTAGAGGTAAGGCAACAGAAGGAAAATCAAAAAAGCGACTTTCTGTAAACTCCGTAAAAGTACTGCGTATCTGTACAGACATCAATGCAGAACTTGATACCCGGCAAAAGCATATTGTCTTAATGCGACTGATAGAATTCGTTTATACCTCTGAAAAAGTTATTGACAGTCAGGAGCGCGAATTTCTTTATACAGTTGCAGAGGTTTTTCATATTTCAACTGATGATGTACAGTTGTGTATTGAATTGGCTTGTAATAGTACAGAAGATAAATATTCTGATACCCCTAAATATTTGGTGTTGACTTCGCAAGATGATAGCAACGGTTTGACTACAAAGATCCAGAATATTTCAGGACTAAGTGGTGTTTTCCGTTTCTTATATCTTAGAAAAGCAGGATTGCTTTTTATACGATTTCATGGTTCTGAATCTTTTACATTGAATGGATTGCCACTCAATGACGATTTGTGTTATGTTTTTTCCGCAGGGTCAGTTATAAGAGGCTCAAAAGTAAACACGATATATTACACTGACATTATTAGATTGTTTTCGAATTTTAAGCAGCAAAGTTTATTGCATTTTGATGTGCAACATGTGTATTACGAGTTTTCAAATGGTAAACGTGGCCTGAATGATGTTACCTTTAGTGCAACATCAGGAAATCTTGTTGGTATTATGGGTGGTAGTGGTGCCGGAAAATCCACATTACTTAATATTTTAAATGGAAACAATAAGCCTACACAAGGTAAAGTTACGATTAATGGAATAGATCTGCATAGGGAGTCGCATCTGCTTGAAGGTATGATAGGATATGTGCCGCAAGACGATTTGCTGATAGAAGATTTGTCAGTCTATCAAAACTTGTTTTATAATGCAAAACTTTGTTTTGGTAATTTGTCTGATGGAGAAATTGATGAACGTGTAAAAATTCTATTACAAAATGTAGGCTTAATTGAAGCAAGTCATCTGCGTGTTGGAAACGCACTCAGTACATCTATCAGTGGAGGACAACGTAAACGACTCAACATTGCTTTGGAATTAATCAGGGCACCGGAAGTGCTTTTTGTAGATGAGCCAACTTCCGGATTGTCTTCTCTCGACTCGGAGAACGTTATGGATATGCTCAAACAGCTTGCCAATCAGGGTAAACTTGTTTTTGTTGTAATACATCAGCCATCGAGCGATATATTTAAAATGTTTGATAAACTTTTTGTACTCGATATTGGTGGCTATCCTGTATATTTTGGTAATCCCGTTGATTCAATATTATATTTTAAGCAACGTGCTTCTTTTGCTGATGCCGATTATAGTGAATGCGGCACCTGTGGCAATATAAACCCTGAACAGGTTTTTTCTATTCTTGAATCGAAAGTGATGGATGAGTTTGGATATCCAACACAGCAACGAAAGCTAACTCCCGCAGATTGGTATCAGTTGTTTAAGGAACATAACAACAGTTATAGTAAAGCAAATCAGAGAGAACCTATTCAGCGTAGTACAAATCAGAAACCCGGCTGGATACAACAGTTAAAAGTGTATATCACGCGTGATATTCTTGCCAAGCTTAAAAACAAACAGTATATGCTCATTACATTTCTTGAAGCACCTGTGCTGGCAGTTATTCTTGCTTGGTTTCTCAGATATTTTCATCCGGGAGGTAGTTATATTTTTAGTGAGAATAAAAATCTTGTCGCGTATCTTTTTATGGCAGTTATTGTTGCCATTTTTATGGGACTCACTGTAAGTGCTGAAGAAATAATCCGCGATAGAAAGATGCTTAAACGCGAACAGTTTCTCAACCTCAGCAGAGGCAGTTACCTATCATCAAAAATTCTGGTGCAGTTTTTAATATCGGCCATACAGACATTTTCGTTTGTTATTATTGGAAATTTTATTTTCGGAATTCAAAGCATGAATTTAGATTATTGGCTGATGCTTTTCTCTGTTTCCTGTTTTGCTAATATGCTTGGACTAAATGTTTCATCCATGTTCGACAGTGCCGTAACTATTTATATTCTTATTCCTTTTCTGATAATACCACAAATAATTTTAAGTGGTGTGATGGTAAAATTTGAAGATTTGAATCCGCATCTTACCTCACAAAGGCACGTGCCATTGATTGGAGAGATGATGGTTTCGCGCTGGGCATTTGAAGCACTTGCAGTGAATCAGTTTGGCGACAACCCTTATCAAAAGAATTTCTTTAATGTGGACAGGCAAATGAGTGAAGCTACATATAAGAAAGATTTCTGGCTGCAGAAATTGAATGATATTGCTGTTGGCGTTTCTAAAAATAAATCTAAAAACCCGAAAGAAGATGTTGAACTTATTACAAATGAATTGCACAAAGAGGCTTTAATTAATAAAAATTTCAAACATGCACTTGACGTGGAAAAGTTTGATGCCTCAAAGATTGCAGTTGAAATGAAATATCTGGCTGATACACTTCGTAATTACTACATCGAAATGTATAATAGTGCATCTGCTGCAAAGGATAGTTTTGTAAATAAAGAATTGAGGCATTCAACAGTAGCGGTATTAAATAAGCAAAAAGAGAAATACACCAACAATGCCTTGAATGACCTTGTCTTAAACAAGAATGATTTTACTTTTCTTGTGCAAGATGAAAATAGTATTGTGCAAAGATTTCAGCCTGTTTATATGCAGCCAAGTCCATCAGCGATTTTCAGAGCGCCTTTGTATGTTTATGAGAAAAATTTCTTTGGAATGAAAACGCAGACATGGTATGTGAACCTTTTTGTGATTTGGCTAATGAGCTTTATGATGATGGTTGCACTTTATTATAACATTTTCAGAAAGTTTATTGCTTGGATAGGGCAGAGTAGAAAGTGA